The following coding sequences are from one Tolumonas lignilytica window:
- a CDS encoding PstS family phosphate ABC transporter substrate-binding protein, with the protein MKLNKVVSAVGFAAAAFISAQSWATGVDAAIPDYQKVSGISGNLSSVGSDTLANLMTLWAEEYKHVYPNVNIQIQAAGSSTAPPALTEGTSQFGPMSRTMKEGEIEAFEKRYGYKPTPVPVAIDALAVFAHKDNPIKGLTMQQLDNIFSSTLKCGGTQSTNKWGELGLTGEWAAKDIQLFGRNSVSGTYGYFKEHALCKGDFRNTVNEQPGSASVVQSVAASLNGLGYSGIGYRTSGVRAVPLSKDGGKTFIEATEANAVSGTYPLSRYLFIYVNKAPNKPLDPMQKEFLKMVLSKTGQSIVIKDGYIPLPAKVVEKQLAALDK; encoded by the coding sequence ATGAAACTGAACAAAGTAGTGAGTGCGGTGGGTTTTGCTGCAGCCGCTTTTATCTCCGCACAAAGCTGGGCGACGGGCGTCGATGCAGCGATCCCTGATTATCAGAAGGTCAGTGGCATTTCTGGTAATTTGTCGTCAGTCGGTTCAGATACGCTGGCGAACCTGATGACGTTGTGGGCTGAAGAATACAAACATGTTTATCCGAATGTGAATATTCAGATCCAAGCCGCCGGCTCATCGACAGCACCACCGGCATTGACCGAAGGCACCTCTCAGTTTGGTCCTATGAGCCGCACGATGAAAGAAGGCGAGATCGAGGCGTTCGAAAAACGTTATGGCTATAAGCCAACGCCTGTTCCGGTTGCGATTGATGCGTTAGCCGTATTTGCTCATAAAGATAACCCAATCAAAGGGCTGACCATGCAGCAGTTAGATAATATTTTCTCATCTACGCTGAAATGTGGCGGTACTCAATCCACCAATAAATGGGGCGAATTGGGGTTAACGGGGGAATGGGCTGCGAAAGATATTCAGCTATTCGGTCGTAATTCTGTTTCTGGTACCTATGGCTATTTCAAAGAACACGCCCTGTGTAAAGGGGATTTCAGAAATACCGTCAATGAACAACCGGGGTCAGCTTCGGTCGTCCAATCAGTGGCCGCCTCGCTGAACGGGCTGGGATATTCAGGCATTGGTTATAGAACTTCAGGTGTCAGAGCTGTTCCATTGTCAAAAGATGGCGGGAAAACATTCATCGAAGCCACCGAAGCGAATGCGGTTTCCGGCACCTATCCGTTGTCCCGTTACCTGTTCATCTATGTAAACAAAGCACCGAATAAACCATTGGATCCAATGCAGAAAGAGTTCCTGAAAATGGTGCTGTCGAAAACAGGTCAGAGCATCGTCATCAAAGATGGCTATATCCCGTTACCTGCCAAGGTTGTCGAAAAGCAATTAGCTGCACTCGATAAATAA
- the phoR gene encoding phosphate regulon sensor histidine kinase PhoR: MQQPDYWSSIIKKVFVLYTPLIIIGALMGDWRLGLILALTYHIFWFYRYQKRLQDWLWNDRSLIPPQGPGTWELIFNGIYRLQQRHRARRRELASVIRRFREGAEALPDAAVVCRNDGAIIWCNKLAWQCLGFRWPEDSGQNISNLIRHPSFVSFLQQRKFSEPLVMPSPVNDDKILEARVMPYSDDQFMLVVRDVTHLKSVENMRKNFVANVSHELRTPLTVLKGYLEMLEDELPPPVRWKKMQQVMLEQTMRMDSLVDQLLTLSRIEVATDIDRSKVVDVPKMLLMLQHEAKALSGSLRHELIFQIDPQLKVFGDEDQLRSAMTNLVNNAIKYTPAGRKITVDWCREGSSALFSVTDEGEGIALEHLGRLTDRFYRVDKARSRQTGGSGLGLAIVKHALSHHDSMLNVESTLGKGSRFSFRIPANLVVKDEVALEAKAD, from the coding sequence ATGCAACAACCTGATTACTGGTCATCGATAATTAAAAAAGTGTTTGTGTTATACACACCACTTATAATCATTGGCGCATTAATGGGGGATTGGCGATTAGGTCTGATCCTTGCCCTCACTTACCATATCTTCTGGTTTTATCGGTACCAAAAGCGGTTACAAGATTGGCTATGGAATGATCGCAGCCTCATTCCACCTCAGGGGCCCGGCACCTGGGAGTTGATTTTCAACGGTATTTATCGTTTACAACAACGTCACCGGGCGCGGCGCAGAGAGCTGGCCAGCGTGATCCGTCGCTTTCGGGAGGGTGCCGAAGCCTTACCGGATGCTGCCGTGGTGTGTCGCAATGATGGCGCAATTATCTGGTGTAATAAGTTGGCCTGGCAGTGTCTGGGTTTTCGCTGGCCAGAAGATTCCGGGCAAAATATCAGTAACTTGATCCGTCATCCGTCGTTTGTCAGTTTTTTGCAACAACGCAAATTCAGTGAACCTTTGGTCATGCCATCTCCCGTGAATGATGACAAGATCCTGGAAGCCCGGGTTATGCCCTATTCGGATGATCAATTCATGCTGGTGGTGCGTGATGTGACGCATCTAAAAAGCGTAGAGAACATGCGGAAAAACTTTGTTGCCAACGTTTCTCATGAATTGCGTACCCCTTTGACCGTACTGAAGGGGTATCTGGAAATGCTGGAAGATGAGTTGCCGCCGCCAGTTCGCTGGAAAAAAATGCAACAGGTCATGCTGGAACAGACCATGCGGATGGACAGTTTAGTCGATCAGTTATTGACGCTGTCGCGCATTGAGGTTGCCACGGATATTGATCGCTCAAAAGTGGTGGATGTACCTAAGATGCTGCTCATGTTGCAGCATGAGGCCAAAGCGCTGAGTGGTTCATTACGACATGAGCTTATTTTCCAGATTGACCCGCAACTGAAAGTGTTTGGTGATGAAGATCAGTTACGTAGCGCGATGACAAATCTGGTCAATAATGCGATCAAATATACCCCGGCAGGGCGAAAAATTACGGTGGATTGGTGTCGTGAGGGTTCAAGCGCTCTCTTTTCTGTCACTGACGAAGGCGAAGGCATTGCATTGGAACACCTGGGGCGGTTGACCGATCGCTTCTATCGGGTTGATAAGGCGCGTTCACGGCAAACCGGTGGCTCAGGCTTGGGTCTTGCTATTGTGAAACATGCTTTGAGTCATCATGACAGCATGTTGAACGTGGAAAGTACATTAGGTAAAGGCAGTCGTTTCAGCTTCCGTATTCCGGCGAATTTAGTCGTTAAAGATGAAGTTGCCTTGGAAGCGAAGGCAGATTAA
- the phoB gene encoding phosphate regulon transcriptional regulator PhoB produces the protein MMSMRVLVVEDEAPIREMLCFMLEQKGFEPIEAADFSEAVSLVKEPYPELILLDWMIPGGSGIQFIKLMKQEELTRNIPIVMLTARGEEEDKVRGLEVGADDYITKPFSPKELTARIKAVMRRSVPTATEEVIDVQGLRLDPVSHRVTANDLPLDMGPTEFRLLHFFMTHPERVYSREQLLNNVWGTNVYVEDRTVDVHIRRLRKAMAVTGHEVLIQTVRGSGYRFSSRI, from the coding sequence ATTATGTCAATGCGCGTATTAGTCGTTGAAGACGAAGCCCCCATCCGAGAGATGTTGTGCTTCATGCTGGAACAGAAAGGGTTTGAACCCATAGAGGCTGCCGATTTTTCAGAAGCGGTTTCTCTGGTGAAAGAACCCTATCCTGAATTGATTTTGTTGGATTGGATGATCCCTGGTGGTAGTGGTATTCAGTTTATCAAACTGATGAAACAGGAAGAGCTGACCCGCAATATTCCGATTGTCATGCTCACCGCCCGCGGCGAAGAAGAAGATAAAGTCCGGGGTCTTGAGGTTGGCGCTGACGATTACATCACCAAGCCGTTTTCACCAAAAGAGCTGACCGCGCGGATTAAAGCCGTGATGCGCCGCTCCGTGCCTACGGCAACGGAAGAGGTTATTGATGTGCAGGGATTGCGTCTCGACCCTGTTTCTCATCGCGTCACCGCCAATGATTTACCGTTGGACATGGGGCCTACCGAATTTCGCTTGTTGCATTTCTTTATGACACATCCAGAGCGTGTTTATAGCCGTGAACAGCTATTAAATAACGTATGGGGAACGAACGTTTACGTGGAAGATCGTACCGTCGATGTGCATATTCGGCGTTTACGTAAAGCCATGGCGGTGACAGGCCATGAAGTATTGATTCAGACCGTTCGTGGATCCGGATATCGTTTCTCCTCCCGCATTTAA
- a CDS encoding AAA family ATPase, translating to MKILAVRGENLASLTHAFDIDFTNGRLGDSGLFAITGNTGAGKSTILDAICLALYDQIARFPSNKKNMAEIGRADDNERLKANDVRLILSRGAVSGYAEVDFTARDGEKYCARWSVRRARNRPDGKCQKQERSLHQLSAEGVTYAGSQRDVQGQIDDKIGLNWEQFRRAVILPQGDFAAFLKASMDERSSLLERMTGTEHYSALSIAAYERSKEERQRLAMLESKLAEQPQFSQEDRDNLQWQLQTLSLQQKQNAQQLSLLQEWQEMQRRLHELQNATAESKEALQVTTAAWLAQEQARQRLTLLEKVQVARSEHEQLDRTQLELQQVTETLQQRQSQLAQHHEHEQPLNQQYQQAVEQRDQDDAAFALLQREMHQARELDNSLKERQQQLQQSTLQLSTLQTETAQQHQLQQQQHYLLLQLQQQRTELKQWLEENQHWQRQAQQQQPLLAAMQDYLGEQQRWLQQNQQIATFQQQLKELERAQIAVTHQYQDQQEVLQRLKDRLQQEGESQEWQALQQLQNRWQEVQGIAERCYHLKAVAEQAVQFHRQRAELLQRQNQLRLSLQQIALRRQVLLPELGAIREQYHQVHQTLKQAQLRSQLHDYRVYLQENQPCPLCGSEHHPYQHETLSDNVLLQLERQHLFLQQQLDRGQIESAQLQEAEQQTVRADTELEHQLAHLTNSLQALEGQWKDIRQEYTLLIPAWPEVESQWLPVMTQLTQVQHQQSIQAGELHQQFERCRGQFERQQYLQAQQKQVMVKVQEYERDLMTLRSQSGELQSAFELLQQQQASLLQRMQQNAQSLDEQLAPLEWRTYLNLEQGAAWLHGWQKGCREYQLADQRWIQTDQQYQQLQTEVSAHSSRLQTLREQLLLREQEHSRIQGDYQQLLQQRQQCLGGQSVELLEQQWQQRLQQNRQFAEQQQQKLQHWQEQRIALQSQVTSQQHHLEQLQTQLRTLLRSTMQQQQKLGINEYDIRQLLLVPIEQVRLQREQLAHQDELLTQAKTRLQEREQQTALQQKRCDALYTAQPQWQGLSAEQLSAMQQECALYSQDLEQLLFDIRRLQMQAEEASVAQGQLQQAYQAQQQISDRWQQLSDLIGSANGAKFRTFAQSLTLEQLLGLANHHLAELAPRYQLQRVPGTDLALQVIDRDMGDDIRAVESLSGGESFLVSLALALGLSSLSSHDTKIESLFIDEGFGTLDPESLDTAIASLDALQAAGRQVGVISHVQTLVERIGVQIKVQSLGGGESRIILP from the coding sequence ATGAAAATATTAGCGGTTCGTGGCGAGAATCTGGCCAGTCTGACACATGCCTTTGATATTGATTTTACTAATGGACGCCTGGGGGATAGTGGCTTGTTTGCCATCACTGGTAACACCGGCGCGGGTAAAAGCACGATCCTGGATGCCATCTGTCTGGCTCTTTATGATCAGATCGCCCGCTTCCCCAGCAATAAAAAAAACATGGCAGAGATTGGTCGTGCGGATGATAACGAGCGCTTGAAAGCGAACGATGTTCGACTGATTTTAAGCCGTGGGGCGGTGTCCGGTTATGCCGAAGTCGATTTCACCGCACGTGATGGGGAAAAATATTGCGCCCGCTGGTCAGTGCGCCGGGCGCGTAATCGGCCAGATGGCAAATGTCAGAAACAGGAGCGTTCGTTGCATCAGCTCTCGGCAGAGGGTGTCACCTATGCTGGCAGCCAGCGCGATGTACAAGGTCAGATTGATGACAAAATCGGGTTAAATTGGGAGCAGTTTCGTCGGGCGGTGATTTTACCGCAAGGGGATTTTGCGGCCTTTCTGAAAGCCAGTATGGATGAACGATCCTCTTTATTAGAACGCATGACCGGCACGGAGCATTATTCCGCACTATCGATTGCCGCTTACGAGCGCAGCAAAGAAGAACGTCAGCGGTTGGCGATGTTAGAAAGCAAGTTGGCGGAACAACCACAGTTTAGTCAGGAAGATCGTGACAATCTGCAATGGCAGTTACAGACCCTGTCCTTGCAGCAAAAACAAAATGCACAACAACTCAGCCTGCTGCAGGAATGGCAGGAGATGCAACGGCGTCTGCATGAGTTACAGAATGCCACGGCAGAATCGAAAGAGGCGTTACAAGTCACAACAGCGGCGTGGTTGGCTCAGGAGCAGGCCCGTCAGAGACTGACGTTGCTGGAAAAAGTGCAGGTCGCCCGTTCAGAACATGAACAATTGGATCGTACCCAGCTTGAGTTGCAGCAAGTCACCGAGACATTACAACAACGGCAGTCACAACTGGCACAACATCATGAGCATGAACAGCCGCTCAATCAACAATATCAGCAGGCTGTAGAACAACGGGATCAGGACGATGCGGCATTCGCCTTGTTACAGCGTGAAATGCATCAGGCCAGAGAACTGGATAATTCCTTAAAAGAGCGCCAGCAACAACTGCAACAATCAACGCTGCAATTATCGACATTGCAGACTGAGACCGCACAACAACATCAGTTACAGCAACAACAGCACTATCTATTGCTGCAGCTACAACAACAACGGACCGAACTCAAGCAATGGCTGGAAGAAAACCAGCACTGGCAGCGACAAGCGCAGCAACAACAGCCGCTATTAGCGGCAATGCAGGATTACCTAGGCGAGCAACAACGCTGGCTGCAACAAAATCAGCAAATTGCAACCTTTCAACAGCAGCTAAAAGAGCTGGAGCGAGCCCAGATTGCGGTTACCCATCAATATCAGGATCAACAGGAAGTCTTACAGCGTCTGAAGGATCGCCTGCAACAGGAAGGTGAATCTCAGGAATGGCAGGCATTGCAGCAATTGCAAAACCGTTGGCAGGAAGTGCAGGGAATTGCGGAGCGTTGTTATCACTTAAAGGCAGTGGCTGAACAGGCCGTACAGTTTCATCGTCAGCGAGCCGAATTATTACAAAGACAGAATCAGTTGCGCCTGAGCTTGCAACAAATTGCCTTGCGTCGTCAGGTGCTGTTGCCGGAACTGGGCGCGATCCGCGAACAATATCATCAAGTGCATCAAACACTGAAACAAGCACAGTTGCGTAGCCAGTTACACGACTATCGGGTTTATCTGCAGGAAAATCAGCCTTGTCCTTTGTGTGGGTCAGAGCATCATCCTTATCAACATGAAACGCTTTCCGACAATGTGTTGTTACAGTTGGAGCGCCAGCATTTGTTCCTGCAACAACAACTGGATCGTGGCCAGATTGAAAGCGCCCAGTTACAGGAAGCCGAACAACAAACAGTGCGAGCAGACACTGAGCTGGAACATCAGTTGGCTCATCTGACCAATTCTCTGCAAGCACTGGAAGGGCAATGGAAGGACATCCGCCAGGAATATACCCTGCTGATCCCAGCTTGGCCGGAAGTCGAGTCACAATGGTTACCGGTGATGACTCAGTTGACGCAGGTTCAGCACCAGCAATCAATTCAGGCGGGCGAGTTACATCAGCAATTTGAACGGTGTCGGGGGCAATTCGAACGTCAGCAATACCTGCAGGCACAACAGAAACAGGTGATGGTCAAAGTTCAGGAATATGAACGTGATTTGATGACACTGCGTAGTCAAAGCGGCGAGTTGCAGAGTGCATTTGAATTGTTACAGCAACAGCAAGCCTCTTTGTTACAGCGGATGCAGCAGAATGCGCAATCACTGGATGAACAGTTGGCTCCGCTGGAGTGGCGCACTTATCTGAATCTGGAACAGGGCGCGGCCTGGCTGCATGGCTGGCAGAAAGGCTGCCGGGAGTATCAGTTGGCCGATCAGCGCTGGATTCAAACCGATCAGCAATATCAGCAACTGCAAACGGAAGTTTCGGCCCATTCCAGCCGGTTACAGACATTGCGTGAACAATTGTTGCTACGAGAGCAAGAACATAGCCGTATTCAAGGCGATTATCAGCAACTATTGCAGCAGCGACAACAATGTCTGGGCGGACAATCAGTCGAATTATTGGAACAGCAATGGCAACAGCGTTTGCAACAAAATCGTCAGTTTGCCGAGCAGCAACAGCAAAAACTGCAACACTGGCAGGAACAACGGATTGCCTTGCAATCACAGGTTACCAGCCAACAACATCATCTGGAACAGTTGCAGACGCAGCTGCGCACGTTATTACGCAGCACCATGCAACAGCAACAGAAATTAGGGATTAATGAATATGATATCCGGCAGTTGCTATTGGTGCCTATTGAGCAGGTCCGTTTGCAACGCGAACAACTGGCACATCAAGACGAATTATTAACGCAAGCCAAAACACGTCTGCAGGAACGAGAGCAACAGACGGCATTGCAGCAGAAACGTTGTGATGCCTTATACACCGCGCAACCCCAGTGGCAAGGCTTATCTGCCGAACAACTGTCAGCCATGCAGCAGGAATGCGCTCTTTATTCGCAGGATCTGGAACAACTGCTATTTGATATCCGACGTCTGCAAATGCAGGCAGAAGAGGCTTCCGTCGCGCAAGGCCAGTTACAACAGGCGTATCAGGCCCAACAACAGATCAGTGATCGCTGGCAGCAATTGAGTGATCTGATTGGTTCAGCGAATGGGGCCAAGTTTCGTACGTTTGCCCAAAGTCTGACGCTGGAGCAATTGCTCGGACTGGCAAATCATCATCTGGCCGAGTTGGCTCCGCGTTATCAGTTACAGCGTGTGCCGGGCACCGATTTAGCCCTGCAGGTTATTGACCGGGATATGGGCGATGATATTCGCGCTGTTGAATCTCTGTCTGGTGGCGAGAGTTTTCTGGTTTCCTTAGCATTGGCGTTAGGGTTGTCATCTTTGTCATCGCATGACACCAAAATTGAGTCACTGTTCATTGACGAAGGTTTCGGCACGTTAGATCCAGAAAGTCTAGATACGGCCATCGCCAGTCTCGATGCACTACAGGCCGCCGGGCGGCAGGTGGGGGTCATTTCCCATGTGCAGACGCTGGTGGAGCGCATCGGCGTGCAAATTAAAGTACAAAGTTTAGGCGGAGGCGAAAGCAGAATCATATTGCCTTGA
- a CDS encoding exonuclease SbcCD subunit D, whose product MKLLHTADWHLGHRLHGHERYFEHRTFLDWLMNEIAARDIDGLLVAGDVFDTANPSATSWQLFYQFLATLRQQRPHLNVIIIAGNHDSPSKLDAPHELLKSFDLHLIGAIERDSNGLLDCQKLAIPLKDKTGQIQAWCAAVPFLRSADLRLNDERQDDQDDRLIIGVAEVYQQVFSYINAQRTADQPLIAMGHAYLQSGELSELSERKILGGNQHALPLSVFNGADYVALGHLHLAQSLSARVCYAGSPLPLSLAEQHYPHQLLELTITDHQITVSDKVRIPQIVEILRIPATPAPLDEVLKALTALALTDLPHHQQPFLEVRVRLEKPEARLRERILAALADKPVRLARIHTEYSGHGLGIADQMTSIPLDSLSPQEVFELCYQRQYAAKPDEQLLGCFQELETALENV is encoded by the coding sequence GTGAAATTACTGCATACCGCCGACTGGCATCTGGGACATCGTTTACACGGTCATGAGCGTTATTTCGAGCACCGTACCTTTCTCGATTGGTTAATGAATGAAATTGCTGCGCGAGATATTGATGGCTTGCTGGTGGCGGGCGATGTGTTTGATACTGCCAATCCGTCGGCAACCAGTTGGCAGTTGTTTTACCAGTTTTTAGCAACCCTTCGTCAGCAACGTCCACACCTGAATGTCATCATCATCGCTGGTAATCACGATTCGCCCTCGAAACTGGATGCGCCGCATGAATTGCTGAAATCCTTTGATTTACATCTGATTGGTGCTATCGAACGTGATTCTAATGGTCTGCTGGACTGTCAGAAACTCGCTATCCCATTAAAAGATAAAACGGGCCAGATACAGGCCTGGTGTGCGGCTGTGCCTTTCCTGCGTAGTGCCGATTTGCGTCTTAATGATGAGCGACAAGATGATCAGGATGATCGACTGATAATCGGGGTAGCCGAGGTGTATCAGCAGGTTTTCAGTTATATCAATGCACAACGCACAGCCGATCAACCGTTAATCGCAATGGGGCACGCTTATCTGCAAAGTGGCGAACTTTCCGAATTATCGGAAAGAAAGATCTTAGGCGGTAACCAGCATGCCTTACCATTGTCGGTATTCAACGGGGCTGACTATGTCGCTTTGGGGCATCTGCATTTGGCCCAGTCATTGAGTGCGCGGGTCTGTTATGCGGGCTCTCCGTTGCCACTCTCACTGGCCGAACAACATTATCCACACCAGTTGCTTGAACTCACAATCACCGACCATCAAATTACAGTCAGCGATAAAGTTCGGATACCGCAAATCGTCGAAATCTTGCGGATCCCGGCAACACCGGCACCACTTGATGAAGTGCTGAAAGCACTGACGGCACTTGCTCTGACCGATCTGCCGCATCATCAGCAACCGTTTCTGGAGGTGCGGGTTCGCCTGGAAAAACCCGAGGCCCGGCTAAGGGAACGAATCTTGGCGGCCTTGGCTGATAAGCCGGTCAGACTGGCGCGGATACACACCGAATACAGTGGTCATGGTTTAGGTATCGCCGACCAAATGACCAGCATTCCTTTAGATTCATTATCGCCGCAAGAAGTGTTTGAGCTATGTTATCAGCGACAATATGCGGCTAAGCCAGATGAACAATTACTCGGTTGCTTTCAGGAATTAGAAACCGCGCTGGAGAACGTTTGA
- a CDS encoding GNAT family N-acetyltransferase, with translation MVIRRSEPQDMPQLTAIWLQASLHADEFLPAATWWHRQESMRKQLECGTEVWVADDEDHLVGFVALKADELLELYVEPTCPRQQLAEELLGLVKRHHPILYHRACADHVDEIEFYQKQGFKIKEAHKHPVWQLDEYWMECRDA, from the coding sequence ATGGTGATTCGACGCAGCGAACCACAAGATATGCCGCAATTGACAGCCATCTGGCTGCAGGCGTCGTTGCACGCCGATGAGTTTTTGCCGGCGGCAACCTGGTGGCACAGACAGGAATCGATGCGTAAGCAACTGGAGTGCGGAACCGAAGTTTGGGTCGCGGATGATGAGGATCATCTGGTGGGTTTTGTCGCATTAAAGGCCGATGAGTTGCTGGAGCTTTATGTCGAACCGACGTGCCCACGGCAGCAATTGGCCGAGGAGTTGCTGGGGCTGGTCAAGCGGCACCATCCGATATTATACCACCGTGCCTGTGCAGACCATGTTGACGAAATTGAGTTCTATCAGAAGCAGGGTTTTAAGATCAAAGAAGCGCATAAACATCCGGTATGGCAATTGGATGAATATTGGATGGAGTGTCGTGACGCTTGA
- the rdgC gene encoding recombination-associated protein RdgC, whose amino-acid sequence MWFKNLQLYRFTRPFEHDADSLEKMLQSHLFTPCGNQDMSKFGWVSPLGRHAEVLVHEAQGQLLLCARKEEKMLPASVIKDTLQEKIDEMEAAQGRALKKKEKEALKEEILHTLLPRAFTRSSQTFLWINPAEKYLVVDASSAKKADDVLSLLRKCTGSLPVVPFALQNPPEITMTEWLNDGAAPGGFVLEDEAELRSALEHGGIIRCKEQDLVTEEIKAHLLADKLVTKLALNWSDTVSFVLADDLSIKRLKFSEELREQNDDVLSEDHTARLDADFALMTGELAKFVPELIAALGGEKAE is encoded by the coding sequence ATGTGGTTTAAAAACCTGCAACTGTATCGTTTTACTCGTCCGTTTGAACACGATGCTGACAGCTTGGAGAAAATGCTGCAGAGCCATCTGTTTACGCCTTGTGGTAATCAGGATATGAGCAAATTCGGTTGGGTTTCCCCGCTGGGAAGACATGCAGAAGTACTGGTGCACGAAGCGCAGGGACAACTGTTGTTGTGTGCCAGAAAGGAAGAAAAAATGCTGCCAGCATCGGTCATCAAAGACACGCTGCAGGAAAAAATCGATGAAATGGAAGCTGCTCAGGGCCGCGCACTGAAGAAAAAAGAAAAAGAGGCCCTGAAGGAAGAGATCCTGCATACCCTGCTGCCCCGCGCCTTTACCCGCTCCAGCCAGACTTTCCTTTGGATCAATCCGGCTGAAAAATATCTGGTCGTTGATGCCAGTTCCGCCAAAAAAGCCGATGACGTGCTCTCGCTGTTGCGCAAATGCACCGGTAGCTTGCCTGTCGTGCCGTTTGCGTTACAGAATCCACCGGAAATCACCATGACCGAGTGGCTGAATGACGGAGCCGCCCCCGGTGGTTTTGTGTTGGAAGATGAAGCCGAACTGCGTTCAGCATTGGAACACGGTGGCATCATCCGCTGTAAAGAACAGGATCTGGTAACTGAAGAAATCAAAGCGCATCTGCTGGCCGATAAACTGGTGACTAAATTGGCACTGAATTGGTCAGACACCGTCAGTTTTGTATTAGCGGATGATTTATCTATTAAGCGCCTGAAATTCAGTGAAGAACTGCGCGAGCAGAATGATGATGTGCTCTCGGAAGATCACACAGCCCGTCTGGATGCCGACTTCGCCCTGATGACCGGTGAACTGGCGAAATTCGTTCCTGAACTGATTGCCGCACTGGGCGGAGAAAAAGCGGAATAG
- the yegQ gene encoding tRNA 5-hydroxyuridine modification protein YegQ codes for MFKPELLSPAGTLKNMRYAYAYGADAVYAGQPRYSLRVRNNEFDHANLQLGINEAHDLGKKLYVVANIQPHNSKLKTFVRDMKPVVDMGPDALIMSDPGLIMMVREHFPEMPVHLSVQANAVNWATVKFWEKMGLERVILSRELSIEEIEEIRQQCPDIELEVFVHGALCMAYSGRCLLSGYLNKRDPNQGTCTNACRWEYNVHEGKQDDVGQIVHKQEPIPVKVEPTLGVGAPSDALVLLEEKNRPGEFMTAFEDEHGTYIMNSRDLRAIQHVERLSKLGVHSLKIEGRTKSFYYCARTAQVYRQAIDDAAAGKLFNPDLMKTLENLAHRGYTEGFLRRHVHSDYQNYDYGYSVSDSQQFVGEVLERTANGMAKIAVKNKFMLGNSLELMTPQGNVSFALSHLENKKGEQIEVAPGDGHIVQIPVPDNIDLNFAILLRNLNETETTRQPHAVV; via the coding sequence ATGTTTAAACCCGAATTACTGTCTCCAGCGGGAACGCTGAAGAACATGCGTTATGCCTATGCTTACGGTGCCGATGCCGTTTATGCCGGTCAGCCTCGTTACAGTCTGCGTGTGCGCAATAACGAATTTGATCACGCCAATCTGCAATTGGGGATCAACGAAGCGCATGACTTAGGTAAAAAGCTGTACGTCGTTGCCAATATTCAGCCACATAACTCCAAGCTGAAGACCTTCGTACGTGACATGAAACCTGTAGTCGATATGGGACCGGACGCCTTAATCATGTCCGATCCGGGCCTGATCATGATGGTGCGTGAACACTTCCCTGAAATGCCGGTACACCTGTCAGTACAAGCCAACGCGGTTAACTGGGCAACCGTCAAATTCTGGGAAAAAATGGGGCTGGAGCGTGTCATTCTGTCTCGTGAACTCTCTATCGAAGAAATTGAAGAGATCCGCCAACAGTGCCCGGATATCGAACTGGAAGTGTTCGTACATGGCGCACTCTGCATGGCCTATTCCGGCCGTTGCCTGCTGTCTGGTTATCTGAACAAGCGCGACCCGAATCAGGGCACCTGTACCAATGCCTGCCGCTGGGAATACAACGTGCATGAAGGCAAGCAGGATGATGTTGGCCAGATCGTGCATAAGCAAGAACCCATCCCAGTGAAAGTCGAGCCGACTTTGGGTGTGGGTGCCCCCAGCGATGCGCTGGTGCTCTTGGAAGAGAAAAATCGTCCGGGTGAGTTCATGACCGCGTTTGAAGATGAACACGGTACTTACATCATGAACTCACGCGATCTGCGCGCCATCCAGCATGTTGAACGACTAAGCAAACTGGGCGTACATTCGCTGAAAATTGAAGGCCGCACAAAATCGTTCTACTACTGTGCCCGTACAGCTCAGGTATATCGTCAGGCGATTGATGATGCGGCTGCTGGTAAGCTATTTAACCCGGATCTGATGAAAACTTTGGAAAATCTGGCTCACCGTGGTTACACCGAAGGTTTCCTGCGTCGCCATGTGCATTCTGATTATCAGAACTATGATTACGGTTATTCCGTTTCTGACAGTCAGCAATTTGTCGGCGAAGTGCTGGAACGTACCGCTAATGGCATGGCGAAGATTGCCGTAAAAAACAAATTCATGCTGGGCAACAGTCTGGAGCTGATGACGCCACAAGGAAATGTGAGCTTTGCGTTGTCACATCTGGAAAACAAAAAAGGTGAACAGATTGAAGTAGCACCCGGTGATGGCCATATCGTGCAGATCCCGGTACCGGACAATATTGACCTGAATTTCGCTATTTTGCTGCGGAATTTGAACGAAACGGAAACCACTCGCCAGCCACACGCGGTGGTTTAA